Within Bactrocera oleae isolate idBacOlea1 chromosome 6, idBacOlea1, whole genome shotgun sequence, the genomic segment gtatttaaaatattataaataattgttcgTCATACGCTTCTGTAATTATTGGAAAGCCTCTTGTATCAAAGCGTGAATAAGATGATAAACTTGTAGGGTATCTTCACCgaacaaaactttaaaaaacatatatattgcgTTACACTTCGTCATTTATTTGTATCTGAAAAAGAAGTTTGTAtcaacaacataaaaatattcataaatacgaGTAAAAACGAGTTTTTGATCCTACTGTATTTTTAATGTGTATCACTTTAACAATACCGTTACAACAATCAGCTTATTACACTTTAGTGACTAATTTTCACTACTTAATCGATTTGGTTGAAGATCAAAACATATTTCGTCCAAGTTCTCAATTGGtatgtttaataatatatatcaataaTTCATGTAATTTTACAATTAAGCTAGATCTGACGCATATGGTACATTGGCTAGGTTTCCAACAGCCGCAACGGACAACTTGGATGAGCCAGCTTTCTTGGCAgcctataataataatatttctattgtaTTAATTCACCAATTATGTCGTTTGAAATAAATACCTCTTGCACTTCTTGCTGAGTGACACCATCGACAGCAGACAACAACGACTCGATGCTTTGTACCTGTTTCAGTTGTACAGCCTGAACACCAATTGCATTGATCAAAGAGCTGTCTGTGGAATAGCTTTCCAAAATAGCAGCTTTAAGCAAAGCCTTGCCACGGTTAACATCATTAGAAGATACTGAGCCGGATTTCAAGGCGCGTGTCAATGCATCAACGGCCTAgtgttcaatatatatataaataaataatgaatattattCGATTCGATAACAATTTACCTTGCCAATTAGTTGTCCATCTGTAGAAACCAAAAATCCGAACAGACCAGCATCCTCATACGAAGCATTAATGGTTGAGTATGAAACAGATGCATCGGTTACAGCACTTTGCAACGCTTTGCCAAAAGAGCCATTAATATTACCCCTTTTGGTTGCAGCACCTGCGCCTACAGCTTGCTTCAACACGGCAAATGCTAAAGCCTCCTTTTGGTTAAGTAGTGAACCACCTTGTCCAGCCACAGCGACATGAGCAACAACACCAGCTGTTTCCTTGCGTGCATCGCCACCATAGTAAGAAGTGGAATTCGATTTTCCGGATCCTGAGGCCAATTCAAGGTTCTGGGCAAAACCTGACAGGGTGTTTTGGTCAATGCCAACGCCAACGACAGCGCAGCGGCTGGGCACAAAGGTGTTGGCAACGTAGTGGAGTAATGACTCGCTGGACAATTTACCAATTTGGTGTTTTGGGATGTAGATCGAATTACCCAAACCGGAACGGAAAGCGGCCTTGTGCAACAATTCTACAACGCGctccttcacgaaattttatattaatttcaaccaaatttatgcagttaaacaattatttatattatacctGTGGTGAAACAGAGGACACCTGAGTGCGTAGGAGTGGAACATTGTCAGCAAGCTCCCATGGCTTGAAAGCTGGCTGTACAAGGTCTTGCAAATAACGCAATCCTGTCTCGATTTGATTAGCCGTAGTTTCAACGGTGTAAGTAACCAATTCACGATCGTTAGATGCACTCAAACTACCGCCAACTTGTTGGATGTTACGAGTTATAGCAAAAGCACTAGAATTCTTGGTGGACAAATTAGCAGCAAGGCGTAACAAATGTGCAGCTCCTTGGTTTTCGTAGCTTTCATTGCGAGATCCAGCGCTAATAATCATAGCCGTAGTAAGTAAAAACATTCAAGTGATTCCATTAGTTAAAGGTTTACTCACCGTAAAACAATGGACACACGCGTAATTGGCAGGGAGGCTTCGGCAGTGGCGAccactaatttattattcaacACAGTTGATTGGACTTCAGCTGCTTGTCCCAATGGGCGTGGACACTGACTTGCCAAACCGCGCTTCTgtaatattgaacaaaaaataaaaactattagtTTTTGCTAAATCACAGATTAGTATGTCGCGAAAATTGTTTTACGTAACCACGGTTCACGGAGTTTTGGGTTAGCAAACCCttaaaaagatataatatataaacttacTGCAATCGAACGGAGGAAAGGTGCTTTATTTGCGTTACATGCcatttttcgaatatattcGTGTATTTCTAAGAGTAAGGATTAAAtccaaaaaatat encodes:
- the UQCR-C2 gene encoding cytochrome b-c1 complex subunit 2, mitochondrial; amino-acid sequence: MACNANKAPFLRSIAKRGLASQCPRPLGQAAEVQSTVLNNKLVVATAEASLPITRVSIVLRAGSRNESYENQGAAHLLRLAANLSTKNSSAFAITRNIQQVGGSLSASNDRELVTYTVETTANQIETGLRYLQDLVQPAFKPWELADNVPLLRTQVSSVSPQERVVELLHKAAFRSGLGNSIYIPKHQIGKLSSESLLHYVANTFVPSRCAVVGVGIDQNTLSGFAQNLELASGSGKSNSTSYYGGDARKETAGVVAHVAVAGQGGSLLNQKEALAFAVLKQAVGAGAATKRGNINGSFGKALQSAVTDASVSYSTINASYEDAGLFGFLVSTDGQLIGKAVDALTRALKSGSVSSNDVNRGKALLKAAILESYSTDSSLINAIGVQAVQLKQVQSIESLLSAVDGVTQQEVQEAAKKAGSSKLSVAAVGNLANVPYASDLA